A genomic region of Colletotrichum destructivum chromosome 1, complete sequence contains the following coding sequences:
- a CDS encoding Putative short-chain dehydrogenase/reductase SDR, NAD(P)-binding domain superfamily, with protein sequence MEYTSQALWIALPGLAALLFASAMGLFNRKNHMPVDGKTILLTGASEGMGRSVALQLAAKGANLVLVARNAARLEELVTELKAAAKHPETQRFKYMTADVAVENYAAPIVAEATAWNGGRSPDIVWCIAGMATTGFFTEVPFSATRKNMDVNFHGTAEMAHAILREWLAPDAPVEDEPRHLIMTTSVVAFFTVAGYAPYAGSKWAIRGLADTLSQEVLLYPQNVKIHVVFPGTITSPGLERENETKPQITHQLEELDPVQSPEEVARLSIKGLERGEYFVTVAFLGSLMKWSGLGGSLRNNWVLDTFMIWVTSWVWVFMLPDLLRQCRNYGKKHGHPATYGKSKSKA encoded by the exons ATGGAATACACATCACAGGCCCTGTGGATCGCCCTACCCGGCCTCGCTGCCCTTCTATTCGCATCCGCCATGGGTCTCTTCAACAGGAAGAACCACATGCCCGTCGATGGCAAG ACCATCCTCTTGACCGGTGCCTCGGAGGGAATGGGCCGCAGCGTTGCGCTCCAGCTCGCCGCAAAGGGCGCaaacctcgtcctcgtcgcccgcaacgccgcccgcctggaggagctcgttaccgagctcaaggccgccgccaagcacCCCGAGACCCAGCGCTTCAAGTACATGACtgccgacgtcgccgtcgagaacTATGCCGCccccatcgtcgccgaggccaccgCCTGGAACGGCGGTCGCAGCCCGGACATCGTCTGGTGCATCGCCGGCATGGCCACCACCGGCTTTTTCACCGAGGTACCCTTTTCCGCGACCCGCAAGAACATGGACGTCAACTTCCACGGCACCGCTGAGATGGCCCATGCTATCCTGCGCGAGTGGCTCGCCCCCGACGCCCCCGTGGAGGACGAGCCGAGGCACCTGATCATGACCACcagcgtcgtcgccttcttcaccGTCGCTGGCTACGCCCCGTATGCCGGGTCCAAGTGGGCCATCCGCGGCCTGGCCGACACTCTGTCCCAGGAGGTCCTGCTGTATCCCCAAAACGTCAAGATCCACGTCGTGTTCCCGGGCACCATCACCAGCCCCGGCCTGGAGAGGGAGAACGAGACCAAGCCTCAGATCACCCAtcagctcgaggagctcgacccCGTGCAGTCGCCCGAGGAGGTCGCTCGGCTGTCCATCAAGGGCCTGGAGAGGGGCGAGTACTTCGTCACCGTTGCGTTTCTGGGCAGCTTGATGAAGTGgagcggccttggcggctCTTTGCGAAACAACTGGGTGCTCGACACCTTCATGATCTGGGTCACCTCCTGGGTTTGGGTGTTTATGCTGCCCGATCTGTTGAGGCAGTGTAGAAACTATGGCAAGAAGCATGGTCACCCGGCTACCTATGGAAAGTCGAAATCGAAGGCGTGA
- a CDS encoding Putative sas10 domain-containing protein has protein sequence MAKKRKASAQKAHTGPKELDPADARLGPITTYEDVADSEEEYFLNRDKIMFDEGPKSKRRKRAEEEEKFLDNSEEEILDLDDGDDSDEEDTRKAPSKKSKKAKAGAESDEEGEGEGDEADPTWWGSSKKEYYDADQIETEADALEEEAEAKRLQQKKLAKMSEEDFLFDEGEWLATKPDDAEDQDVVTEVLKDVEVTDDMGPEERVKILQSRYPEFEHLVNEFQELQPQLSVLQKDAHGKSSQSLEAVKYWILGCYVAALASYFAILTSPARDDSSTQKTLDPAELRDHEVMETLLECREAWQQVKSAKPFLPDDSMDVSSAEEEISAVDDVDEAAFAAAKAELKKQRKLDKAAKAKNKQAQKQAQAVEESLADLDDLLKQSKKSSSSKKAAAKAAEDGDNSDFGEEEALDARAAAEKAARKKSLRFYTSQIVQKANKRADAGRDAGGDVDIPYRERLRDRQARLNREAERRGQKFGADLGDDSGSEGDDSRTAAGVREEGDDEYYDMVSASSKKKKAEKEALYDALAAASKADRIVPQEVVGEDGKRKITYAIEKNKGLTPKRKKEVRNPRVKKRMKYEEKQKKLRSMKAVWKGGEPQGGYGGEMSGITTNIVRARKL, from the coding sequence ATGGCGAAGAAGCGCAAAGCATCCGCGCAAAAAGCGCACACCGGCCCCAAGGAGCTTgaccccgccgacgcccgTCTCGGTCCCATCACCACCTACGAAGATGTTGCCGATTCGGAAGAGGAGTACTTCTTGAATCGGGACAAGATCATGTTCGACGAGGGCCCCAAGTCcaagaggagaaagagggccgaggaggaggaaaagtTCCTGGACAACTCGGAAGAGGAgatcctcgacctcgacgacggcgacgattccgacgaagaagacacCAGGAAAGCGCCCAGCAAGAAAtccaagaaggccaaggctgGAGCCGagtccgacgaggagggcgagggggaaGGAGACGAAGCTGACCCGACCTGGTGGGGTTCTTCCAAGAAGGAGTACTACGATGCCGACCAgatcgagaccgaggccgatgccctcgaggaagaggccgaggccaagcgcctgcagcagaagaagctggccaagatGTCAGAGGAGGATTTCTTGTTCGACGAGGGCGAATGGCTGGCCACGAAGCCTGACGATGCGGAAGACCAGGACGTCGTCACCGAGGTCCtcaaggatgtcgaggttACGGACGACATGGGCCCGGAGGAGCGCGTCAAGATTCTTCAGAGCAGATACCCCGAGTTTGAGCATCTCGTCAACGAGTTCCAGGAGCTGCAGCCGCAGCTGTCCGTCCTGCAGAAGGACGCCCACGGCAAGTCGAGCCAGTCACTAGAGGCAGTAAAGTACTGGATCCTCGGTTGCtacgtcgccgccctcgccagctACTTCGCCATTCTCACATCCCCAGCACGGGACGATTCATCAACCCAAAAGACTCTGGACCCCGCCGAACTGCGCGATCACGAAGTCATGGAGACGTTGCTGGAGTGTCGTGAGGCGTGGCAACAGGTCAAGAGCGCGAAGCCGTTCCTCCCTGACGATTCCATGGATGTCTCGtctgccgaggaggagattAGTGccgtggacgacgtcgacgaggccgcgtTCGCCGCAGCCAAGGCAGAGCTCAAGAAGCAGAGGAAGCTggacaaggccgccaaggcgaAGAACAAGCAGGCACAGAAGCAGGCACAAGCAGTCGAAGAGTCCCTCGCggatctcgacgacctgctcAAGCAGTCCAagaagagcagcagctcgaagaaggccgccgccaaggccgccgaagacggcgacaACTCCGACTttggcgaagaggaggccctcgacgcccgggCGGCTGCCGAAAAGGCAGCCCGCAAGAAGAGTCTGCGTTTCTACACCTCGCAGATCGTCCAGAAGGCCAACAAGCGCGCCGACGCGGgtcgcgacgccggcggcgacgtggacATCCCGTACCGCGAGCGCCTGAGGGACCGCCAGGCGCGTCTCAACCGCGAGGCCGAACGACGCGGTCAAAAATTCGGtgccgacctcggcgacgactcCGGcagcgagggcgacgacTCCAGGACCGCGGCGGGCGtgcgcgaggagggcgacgacgagtacTACGACATGGTGTCGGCATCTtccaagaaaaagaaggcaGAGAAGGAGGCGCTGTATGACGCGCTCGCGGCGGCCAGCAAGGCGGACCGCATCGTCCCGCAGGAGGTtgtcggcgaagacggcaaGCGCAAGATCACGTACGCTatcgagaagaacaagggTCTGACACCAAAGCGCAAGAAGGAGGTGCGCAACCCGCGCGTcaagaagaggatgaagtacgaggagaagcagaagaagttGAGGAGCATGAAGGCCGTCTGGAAAGGCGGCGAACCCCAGGGCGGATACGGGGGTGAGATGTCTGGTATCACGACGAATATTGTTAGAGCGAGGAAATTGTAG
- a CDS encoding Putative oligomeric Golgi complex subunit 1 protein, which produces MATPDISTLTSSAQIFSSNYTLPQIRAIHRSLHVEIDEKASRLRTQVGNSYRDLLGTADTIVQMRKDNDAVQGVLGGMGGRCGRGVVGSKVSGLSGFEDAVRERTGGDVGIVARARLLETCALVVGRMLKGSGAGIQDLSKGDRVVLAGKVLVLSRLLVKSLGEEERLDGDVGHAVEATKKSLVGLKKRLLRYIDGLLERTGDTIKQEDVLKALCAYSLATSCGAFDVVTHFLGVRGAAMALAFEVEDKERHRSTGDVLKSLTLYTRTLLDVQALVPFKLADALSNLKKSPLLADTALKKLEGLRLDVYERWCGEEIQFFTPFIRHDDLDGPRARDMLFSWAEKASEVHIDGLKKTMERMVEFKAITELRTSVLQLWIREGGKARGFDPSEMLDELRGAINGHMLNLVETKVNKLHLIGSEVSATLDSWQDGVTDQPVELWNVRSFDIDLINGADHFLQELVARLHGRNDSVSKAVNGFQSWRHIIDEVGDVVEHLKRQRWDNDIDEIEDEETIEERQQLLSKDDPRTLHEKLDSTLVKAFKDLDEKLTSLWTSRSDAQNSGKVAMYLLRILRDVRQGLPKLDSVKSFGLGIVPSLQGQLAVAVSAQPLETFVSKGLTQRTVIGRLLWEGSPELPTQPSPRVFRFLRDVSTEMSDAGMDLWSAVAVGVIKQHLRKQLAEKWLEALEAHLEEKTSGDASVSEDKQVALVEETPGDKEEESSGEEKKQEEGSDARKEEDASGEQLESGEGGSEEKAKEEETPEAPEPPTKVDDDLAQQRRDLLIQWLFDVSLLRCYLDPQADSESNELKGLEDRVYDSTGLDSNDARQSIAKSSQDYHKRTNLLFGLL; this is translated from the coding sequence ATGGCGACACCCGACATCTCGACCctcacctcctccgcccaGATCTTCTCCTCAAACTACACTCTACCGCAGATCCGCGCCATCCACCGATCCCTCCATGTCGAAATCGACGAGAAGGCGAGCCGCCTGCGCACTCAGGTTGGCAACTCGTAccgcgacctcctcggcacTGCCGACACCATCGTCCAGATGCGCAAGGACAACGACGCCGTTCAGGGCGTCCTGGGAGGTATGGGCGGCCGTTGCGggcgcggcgtcgtcgggtccAAGGTATCTGGTCTGAGCGGGTTCGAAGACGCCGTCAGGGAGCGCACCGGCGGagacgtcggcatcgtcgcgaGGGCCAGGCTGCTCGAGACCTGcgcgctcgtcgtcggccgtATGCTCAAGGGCTCCGGTGCCGGGATCCAGGATTTGAGCAAAGGAGATAGGGTCGTCCTCGCTGGCaaggtgctggtgctgagCCGGCTTTTGGTGAAGAGCctgggagaggaggagaggctGGACGGGGACGTCGGCCACGCTGTCGAGGCCACGAAGAAGAGCTTGGTTGGCTTGAAGAAGAGGCTGTTGCGATACATTGATGGCTTGTTGGAGCGTACAGGAGATACCATCAAGCAGGAGGATGTCCTCAAGGCGTTGTGTGCCTATAGCTTGGCCACCAGCTGCGGCgccttcgacgtcgtcacccACTTCTTGGGTGTAAGAGGCGCCGCCATGGCGCTTGCTTTCGAAGTCGAAGACAAGGAGCGGCATAGGAGCACGGGAGACGTTCTCAAGAGTCTGACGCTGTACACAAGGACGCTGTTGGATGTTCAGGCCCTCGTACCTTTCAAGCTAGCTGACGCGCTGTCGAACCTCAAGAAGAGCCCCTTGCTAGCGGACACGGCactcaagaagctcgagggccTACGTCTCGACGTCTACGAGCGATGGTGCGGGGAGGAGATCCAGTTCTTCACACCCTTCATCCGGCACGATGACCTCGACGGCCCGCGGGCGAGGGACATGCTCTTCAGctgggccgagaaggccagCGAGGTGCACATCGACGGCCTCAAGAAGACAATGGAGCGCATGGTGGAATTCAAGGCCATCACCGAGCTGCGGACGAGCGTACTCCAGCTGTGGatccgcgagggcggcaaagCCCGCGGTTTCGACCCCTCCGAGatgctcgacgagctgcgcggCGCCATCAACGGTCACATGCTGAACCTCGTTGAGACCAAAGTCAACAAGCTGCACCTCATCGGGTCCGAGGTTTCGGCGACGCTGGACTCGTGGCAGGACGGCGTGACGGATCAGCCTGTCGAACTCTGGAACGTTCGCAGCTTCGATATCGACCTCATCAATGGAGCGGATCACTTCCTGCAGGAGCTCGTAGCCAGGTTACACGGCCGGAATGACTCGGTCTCCAAGGCGGTGAACGGGTTTCAGTCGTGGCGGcacatcatcgacgaggtgGGCGACGTGGTGGAGCACCTGAAGAGGCAGCGTTGGGACAACGATATTGACGAGATTGAGGACGAAGAGACGATTGAAGAGAGACAGCAACTGCTCAGCAAAGACGACCCTAGAACGCTgcacgagaagctcgactcGACACTGGTCAAGGCTTTCAAGGAcctggacgagaagctcacGAGCCTGTGGACGTCTAGATCGGACGCGCAGAACAGCGGCAAGGTTGCCATGTACCTCCTCCGCATCCTGCGAGACGTACGCCAGGGCCTGCCGAAGCTCGACAGCGTCAAGAGCTTCGGGCTGGGGATAGTGCCGTCTCTGCAGGGGCAGCTCGCCGTTGCTGTGTCGGCGCAGCCGCTGGAGACCTTTGTAAGCAAGGGACTCACCCAGAGGACTGTCATAGGCCGTCTGCTGTGGGAGGGCAGCCCCGAGCTGCCCACACAGCCTTCGCCCAGAGTGTTTCGGTTCCTGCGTGATGTGTCGACGGAGATGAGCGACGCTGGAATGGATTTATGGAGCGCGGTCGCTGTCGGCGTCATTAAGCAACATCTCAGGAAGCAACTGGCCGAGAAGTGGCTCGAGGCTCTAGAGGCACATCTTGAGGAAAAGACGAGTGGCGATGCATCAGTATCTGAAGACAAGCAGGTTGCGCTCGTTGAGGAAACGCCCGGGGATAAGGAAGAGGAGTCTTCTGGCGAGGAGAAAAAGCAGGAAGAGGGCTCTGATGCtaggaaggaggaggatgcgtCCGGCGAGCAGCTAGAAAGCGGAGAAGGGGGGTCagaagagaaggcgaaggaagaggaaacgCCCGAGGCGCCCGAACCACCGACAAAAGTGGACGATGACCTTGCACAACAGCGTCGGGACCTTCTGATCCAGTGGCTATTTGACGTCTCTCTGCTACGATGCTATCTCGACCCTCAGGCGGACAGCGAAAGCAATGAGCTCAAGGGCTTGGAGGACAGGGTCTACGACAGCACAGGCCTGGACAGCAACGACGCGCGGCAGAGCATTGCCAAGTCGTCGCAGGACTACCACAAGAGGACAAACCTGCTTTTCGGCCTGCTGTGA
- a CDS encoding Putative enoyl-CoA hydratase/isomerase, ClpP/crotonase-like domain superfamily: protein MAGPEDSVISLEYRGRVALLTIDNERKLNALSQPQYYDLAQKLREIATHDEVFVTVLTAKGRYFSAGADVSIARASPGASPDAHKHWLQSFVAFNLNTTQAFYSHPKILVVGLNGPVVGLSAALISFADFIYAAPSAFLLTPFSSLGLVAEGGASRALVQRLGVGKANEALIMSRRIPAAELLHAGFVNRIFDTAEGGDARFRELLLREVDERLGEHLIGESLTGIKALIRRPEIEIMDRQNSLEVFAGLERFMKGVPQEEFRKIASGEKRHKL, encoded by the exons ATGGCCGGCCCTGAGGACTCAGTCATCTCCCTCGAGTACCGCGGCCGCGTCGCGCTGCTCACCATCGACAACGAACGCAAGCTCAACGCCCTCTCCCAGCCGCAGTACTACGACCTCGCCCAGAAGCTGCGCGAGATCGCCACCCACGACGAGGTCTTTGTTACCGTCCTGACGGCCAAGGGGCGCTACTTTTCCGC CGGAGCTGACGTATCAATCGCCCGCGCCTCGCCGGGCGCCTCCCCGGATGCCCATAAGCACTGGCTTCAGTCCTTCGTCGCATTCAACCTCAACACCACGCAGGCCTTCTACTCGCACcccaagatcctcgtcgtcgggctcAACGGGCCCGTCGTGGGCCTCTCGGCGGCCCTCATCTCCTTCGCCGATTTCATCTAcgccgcgccgtcggcctTCCTCCTGACGCCTTTCTCGtcgctcggcctcgtcgccgagggcggcgcctcgcgcgccctcgtccagcgcctcggcgtcggcaaagCCAACGAGGCGCTCATCATGAGCCGGCgcatccccgccgccgagctgctgcacGCCGGGTTCGTCAACCGCATCTTCGAcaccgccgagggcggggaCGCGCGCTTCcgtgagctgctgctgcgcgaggtcgacgagagGCTGGGCGAGCACCTGATCGGGGAGAGCCTGACGGGCATCAAGGCGCTCATCCGGCGGCCCGAGATCGAGATCATGGACCGACAGAACTCGCTCGAGGTGTTTGCGGGGCTGGAGAGGTTCATGAAGGGCGTGCCGCAGGAGGAGTTCCGCAAGATTGCGAGCGGGGAGAAGAGGCACAAGCTGTGA
- a CDS encoding Putative RNA polymerase I associated factor, A49, with the protein MADANGRKRKRDLDGSSKSKKKLATEPSTVSVSSVLRPQLCPPVLTSAPGVRLPNSVPFKPYVKQDALSSKRRQKAPAVSQDLVLHSSSHQTMDYTAREDGISDSQQALKHYVGIFDPKTGTLQVVEAKKMVVRGVARAKHAPEGAMRAPADNQSYYDLKKDLGQTFGTKKAKKAIESVALNAIDPNKTRDSAPKKLDTASKAILREIGGVTATMASRDQLQAAVDEAKPVPRPNLEAEVIQDVYDPDEFIGREILAAVPVKDWIDPAKNGEEILCYSRHVASRVKKVADSGSVAKMRLLRYFYFLFTFYIMAAPGKQRGTKRVPPRDKLKERMSPAPQVVIEQIRRKFSDGGEMRKFHLDLLVTHCCAIACIIDNFEVDTSQLREDLRLDQKDINNYFYEIGAKVKQVATKEKGRPAHVAKLALPLNFPKLRSVAPKRR; encoded by the exons ATGGCGGACGCAAACGGACGGAAGAGAAagcgcgacctcgacggctcgTCCAAGTCTAAGAAGAAGTTGGCTACTGAGCCCTCAACAGTCTCCGTCTCGTCGGTCCTGAGACCCCAACTCTGCCCCCCAGTCCTAA CCTCTGCACCCGGAGTCCGGCTACCCAATAGCGTCCCATTCAAACCGTACGTCAAGCAAGATGCTTTGTCCAGCAAACGGCGGCAGAAAGCCCCCGCGGTTTCGCAGGATCTTGTCCTGCACTCATCCAGCCACCAGACGATGGACTACACGGCGAGAGAAGATGGCATCAGCGACAGCCAGCAGGCTTTGAAGCACTACGTGGGCATCTTTGACCCCAAGACGGGCACGCTCCAGGTGGtggaggcgaagaagatggtggTTCGTGGTGTGGCTAGAGCGAAGCATGCGCCGGAGGGGGCCATGAGAGCACCGGCCGACAACCAG AGCTACTACGACCTCAAAAAGGATCTCGGCCAGACGTTTGGTACGAAGAAGGCGAAAAAAGCCATCGAGTCCGTCGCCCTCAACGCCATCGACCCCAACAAGACCAGAGACAGCGCACCGAAAAAGCTCGACACCGCATCCAAGGCCATTCTGCGGGAAATCGGGGGCGTCACGGCGACAATGGCCTCGCGCGATCAGCTgcaggcggccgtcgacgaggccaagccCGTGCCCAGGCccaacctcgaggccgaagtCATTCAGGATGTCTACGATCCCGACGAGTTTATCGGCCGCGAGATCCTCGCGGCGGTGCCTGTCAAAGACTGGATCGATCCGGCAAAGAACGGCGAGGAAATCTTGTGCTACTCGCGGCACGTGGCCTCGCGGGTCAAGAAGGTGGCCGACTCGGGCAGTGTCGCCAAGATGCGGCTGCTGCGTTACTTTTACTTCCTTTTCACCTTCTACatcatggcggcgccgggcaAGCAGCGCGGCACGAAGCGCGTGCCGCCGCGcgacaagctcaaggagcgcatgtcgccggcgccgcaggTCGTCATCGAGCAGATCCGCCGCAAGTTctcggacggcggcgagatgCGCAAGTTCCACCTCGACCTGCTTGTGACGCACTGCTGCGCGATCGCGTGCATCATCGACAACTTCGAGGTCGACACGTCCCAGTTGCGCGAGGACCTGCGGCTCGACCAGAAGGACATAAACAACTATTTCTACGAGATCGGCGCAAAGGTGAAGCAGGTCGccaccaaggagaagggcaggCCCGCGCACGTCGCCAAGCTCGCGCTTCCGCTCAACTTCCCCAAGCTCCGATCAGTCGCACCGAAACGCCGTTAG
- a CDS encoding Putative Zeta toxin domain, P-loop containing nucleoside triphosphate hydrolase, whose translation MPPPPDLSCYILPDTESREIFTTKILPTDLPPSLTPHPTRSRPLAVLIVGQTGAGKTRTAPAVLGAMARCQPPVHLIADVYKAHHPSYLALLDSDNPAHASPATGPDARKWLAMAAAEAIARKLDVLLESACRHPDDFRELAGMFGKAGYRVEVVIMAVPAALSRLGILHRFYERLPEAGSGGLPIRLTPVKVHDDSYRGLMSVAEWIDGVNYVDRILVVRRGNMVAFADERGRDGKLQGTVAEAVRIERDRPLTKEERESALADLEKLAARDAKLAEQVMGLLEPLLVEEDQTYPVLRPLSFPPHGPRDALLTLGEV comes from the coding sequence ATGCCGCCCCCGCCGGACCTGTCCTGCTACATCCTTCCGGACACCGAGTCCAGGGAGATCTTTACCACAAAGATTCTCCCCACCGACCTCCCACCGTCCCTCACACCACACCCGACCCGGTCCCGGCCCCTCGCCGTGCTTATAGTCGGTCAGACCGGCGCTGGCAAAACGCGCACCGCGCCagccgtcctcggcgccatggCTCGCTGCCAACCCCCTGTGcacctcatcgccgacgtCTACAAGGCCCATCACCCGTCCTAtcttgcccttctcgacTCTGACAACCCTGCTCACGCATCTCCCGCCACGGGCCCCGACGCGCGCAAGTGGCTCGCCATGGCCGCAGCCGAGGCCATTGCCCGCAAGCTcgatgtcctcctcgagagCGCGTGCCGCCACCCGGACGACTTCCGTGAGTTGGCGGGCATGTTTGGCAAGGCCGGCTAccgcgtcgaggtcgtcatcaTGGCTGTGCCCGCAGCGCTGAGCAGGCTGGGCATCCTGCATCGCTTCTACGAAAGGTTGCCGGAGGCAGGGAGTGGGGGTTTACCTATCCGGCTCACGCCGGTCAAGGTCCATGACGATTCTTACAGGGGGCTCATGAGTGTAGCAGAGTGGATAGACGGAGTGAACTACGTCGACAGGATTCTGGTCGTAAGAAGGGGCAACATGGTTGCTTTTGCGGATGAAAGGGGCCGAGATGGAAAGTTGCAGGGCACGGTGGCTGAAGCTGTAAGGATAGAGCGAGACCGGCCGCTGACcaaagaggagagagaatCAGCCTTGGCGGACCTGGAAAAATTGGCCGCACGTGATGCAAAGCTGGCGGAGCAGGTTATGGGGTTGCTTGAGCCTTTATTGGTGGAAGAAGACCAGACCTATCCGGTGTTGCGTCCCCTATCTTTCCCGCCTCATGGCCCGAGGGACGCTTTGCTCACGCTGGGTGAGGTATGA
- a CDS encoding Putative protein kinase: protein MFWKEMNLWMRLPRHPNIVPFDRFVVDEIKGCVVGFTSSYVPGGNLEENRPRVFRLKWLRQLIDVVDDLNLEHGIAHQDIAPRNLLVDESTDFVMLFDFNFAARINHTSSPGEGESYLEDRNDIKGVIFTAYEIFTQDGSLRSMPHEDQNLDSLGGDWVKHSDVKLDHPVAAYKLMLQEWQERRAADLRPVNPRDVPKAIDWLSRPKPPQETISLKNTQGLLSQITFEKWYERRQDVLDRGDKVLNWERLPQRILDNGTRVLSSGEVINC, encoded by the coding sequence ATGTTCTGGAAGGAGATGAACTTGTGGATGCGTCTTCCACGCCACCCAAACATCGTTCCGTTTGACCGATTTGTCGTTGACGAGATTAAGGGTTGCGTGGTCGGATTCACTAGCAGCTACGTACCTGGCGGCAATCTAGAGGAGAACAGGCCGCGCGTTTTCAGACTGAAGTGGCTACGGCAGCTTATAGATGTCGTAGACGATCTGAACCTCGAACACGGCATCGCACACCAGGACATCGCCCCACGAAATCTCCTGGTTGACGAGTCGACAGACTTTGTAATGCTCTTTGACTTCAACTTTGCGGCCCGCATCAACCATACTTCTTCACCTGGGGAGGGTGAGAGTTACCTCGAGGACCGGAACGATATCAAGGGCGTCATCTTTACTGCTTACGAGATCTTCACACAAGACGGTAGCCTCCGGAGTATGCCTCACGAAGATCAGAACCTCGACAGCCTCGGAGGAGATTGGGTGAAGCATTCGGATGTGAAGCTAGACCATCCAGTTGCAGCATATAAGCTTATGTTGCAAGAATGGCAGGAGCGAAGGGCCGCAGACCTCCGTCCTGTCAATCCCCGCGATGTTCCAAAGGCCATCGACTGGCTGTCCAGGCCCAAGCCACCGCAGGAGACCATTTCTCTGAAAAATACACAAGGGCTGCTGTCCCAAATCACATTCGAAAAGTGGTACGAGAGGCGGCAAGATGTGTTGGACAGGGGTGATAAGGTCCTAAACTGGGAACGGTTGCCGCAGAGAATTTTAGACAACGGCACTCGGGTACTTTCTAGCGGTGAAGTAATCAACTGTTAG
- a CDS encoding Putative OsmC/Ohr family, K domain-like, alpha/beta, OsmC/Ohr superfamily protein, whose amino-acid sequence MASSLRTIRLAQRVPQVLSRAAPKPARITIQKRLINTDTAPVLYSASAKVIGARTGHVQGDDLVVDLTMAKALGGPGDKGKTNPEELFAAGYGACFQSAMNASAASMKIQMPKKSEDSVVETTVHLVGDMKGLDMGLRVDMKVRVKGLSNDELQKVVDKAKEVCPYSRATKGNVTTNIEVVKFDENGESDNSTQNVTSGGSEKSKGSSEKEPGEVNGVRPTGHSDYQ is encoded by the coding sequence ATGGCGTCCTCACTCCGTACGATTAGACTCGCACAGCGCGTACCTCAGGTGCTTTCAAGAGCTGCGCCAAAGCCAGCTCGCATCACCATACAGAAGCGTCTCATCAACACTGACACCGCGCCCGTCCTCTACAGTGCGTCCGCAAAGGTCATCGGCGCGCGCACGGGACACGTCCAgggcgacgacctcgtcgtggaCCTCACCATGGCCAAGGCGCTCGGCGGGCCCGGCGACAAGGGCAAGACGAACCCGGAAGAGCTCTTCGCCGCAGGATACGGCGCGTGTTTCCAAAGCGCCATGAacgcctcggcggcgagcatgAAGATCCAGATGCCCAAGAAATCTGAGGACTCGGTCGTCGAGACGACGgtccacctcgtcggcgacatgAAGGGGCTGGATATGGGCCTGCGCGTGGACATGAAGGTCCGCGTCAAGGGCTTGAGCAACGACGAGTTGCAGAAGGTggtcgacaaggccaaggaggtgTGTCCGTACAGCCGCGCGACCAAGGGGAACGTGACGACCAacatcgaggtcgtcaagtTTGACGAGAACGGAGAATCTGATAACTCGACGCAAAACGTGACCTCAGGGGGTTCGGAGAAGTCCAAGGGCAGCTCAGAGAAAGAACCTGGAGAAGTGAACGGAGTGCGACCGACCGGCCACAGCGACTATCAATGA